From the genome of Rarobacter incanus, one region includes:
- the ftsY gene encoding signal recognition particle-docking protein FtsY: MNELTSTPGLIVIAIALIAIVTVSLTLVRQRRRPSDTIETPPTAPRAQTAVDQEIEIVDEGLAPDAVAGPPAPAIEEPEPVVGRFRRLKARLARSGSPLGAKLLEVLSRDSLSEDDWDEIEELLLLADMGAGPAGELLDDLRTEVRVRGLADPAQVRDLLREKLVALVNPDLDRTLNLAGGTDEQGEPLPAVVLVVGVNGAGKTTTVGKLTRVLVAEDKSVLLGAADTFRAAAADQLQTWGARVGVETVRSQRDGADPASVAFDAVKEAKAQGVDVVLVDTAGRLQNKTGLMDELGKVSRVIQKEAPLSEVLLVLDATTGQNGLTQARVFTEVAGVTGIVLTKLDGTAKGGIVVAVQRELGVPVKLVGLGEGPDDLAPFDPDQFVDGLLGDQ, from the coding sequence GTGAATGAACTGACTTCGACTCCAGGCCTGATCGTCATCGCAATCGCTCTGATCGCGATCGTCACCGTAAGTTTGACGTTGGTGCGCCAGCGCCGGCGCCCCAGCGACACGATAGAGACCCCGCCCACCGCCCCGAGGGCGCAGACGGCGGTCGACCAAGAGATCGAAATCGTAGATGAGGGGCTGGCTCCGGACGCGGTTGCCGGGCCGCCCGCACCCGCAATCGAAGAGCCGGAACCCGTCGTCGGCCGGTTCCGCCGACTCAAGGCGCGCTTGGCCCGCTCGGGTTCGCCCCTGGGCGCGAAGCTGCTAGAGGTTTTGAGCAGGGATTCGCTCAGCGAAGACGACTGGGATGAAATCGAGGAACTACTGCTTCTTGCCGACATGGGGGCGGGGCCTGCCGGGGAACTCCTCGACGATCTGCGCACGGAGGTGCGGGTGCGCGGGCTTGCCGATCCCGCGCAGGTGCGCGACCTACTGCGCGAAAAGCTCGTGGCCCTGGTCAACCCGGATCTGGATCGTACGCTCAACCTGGCCGGGGGCACTGACGAACAAGGGGAGCCCTTGCCCGCAGTCGTGCTCGTGGTCGGGGTCAATGGTGCCGGGAAGACGACAACGGTGGGGAAGCTGACACGCGTGCTCGTGGCTGAAGACAAATCCGTGTTGCTCGGCGCTGCCGACACTTTCCGCGCCGCGGCCGCGGACCAGTTGCAAACGTGGGGAGCCCGAGTTGGCGTCGAGACCGTGCGATCGCAACGCGACGGCGCCGATCCCGCCTCGGTTGCATTCGACGCGGTCAAGGAGGCGAAGGCGCAGGGCGTCGATGTGGTGCTTGTCGATACTGCCGGACGATTGCAGAACAAGACCGGACTCATGGATGAGCTCGGCAAGGTTTCTCGCGTCATCCAAAAGGAAGCGCCGCTGAGCGAGGTGCTCTTGGTGCTCGACGCCACCACCGGACAAAACGGATTGACGCAGGCGCGGGTGTTCACCGAAGTTGCGGGGGTGACCGGAATCGTTCTAACAAAACTGGACGGCACCGCAAAGGGCGGAATCGTCGTTGCCGTGCAGCGTGAGCTCGGGGTTCCCGTCAAGTTGGTGGGATTGGGCGAGGGGCCGGACGATCTAGCTCCGTTCGATCCGGACCAGTTCGTCGACGGATTGTTGGGCGACCAGTAG